From a single Methanofollis sp. W23 genomic region:
- a CDS encoding NEW3 domain-containing protein: MKEKIEQRLAAFCAVLMLLPLLVAAPAAALDDAAGGTVSIHCDFPGQVIEAGETATFSLAVTNNGNSDHMEMWTESFVGCRDWEMRFVDGETEVNKVSIPPGATKTVTLEVETAADTRVGEYPLKAHVGTGSIWLHVDISKTHANELGTLDLTVTDKDGEKVKGATVEVYEDKHAEPFDKVTTTADGKISTGIPQGIYDLVIEKAGYKGAEKKDVKVKCGITTDAGTVMLEKSPYAAEMTIKSPIITSPVGRNPIFELNLKNAGTGDDNYLLSTKDLPEGWYARYKESANAPGDLSEIFLRAGEEKELYLEAIPPYGTGTGDYSFQALIGSSAGEYSDELTAKIRGSYEMRVSADRYSYETDMGGTVTFDLRVRNAGTAGALTGIGFEVMAPQGWSATVTPTNITSLQPGERDTVKVTVAPPSNIVASDYKVSVKVISDQGEQEEDFRIVVKEQSFAAVLGVLLLVGIAGGVWYYFRKYQRR, encoded by the coding sequence ATGAAAGAAAAAATTGAACAGAGGCTTGCAGCCTTCTGCGCCGTCCTCATGCTCCTGCCCCTCCTGGTTGCCGCTCCTGCGGCGGCCCTGGATGATGCGGCAGGCGGAACCGTTTCCATTCACTGCGACTTCCCCGGCCAGGTGATCGAGGCCGGGGAGACGGCGACCTTCTCGCTCGCCGTGACCAACAACGGAAATTCAGACCATATGGAGATGTGGACGGAGTCCTTTGTCGGGTGCAGAGACTGGGAGATGCGTTTCGTCGACGGCGAGACTGAGGTGAACAAGGTCTCCATCCCACCGGGTGCGACAAAGACCGTCACCCTGGAGGTCGAGACCGCGGCCGACACCAGGGTCGGGGAGTACCCGCTGAAGGCCCATGTCGGCACCGGGTCGATCTGGCTCCACGTGGACATCTCCAAGACCCATGCTAATGAACTCGGCACCCTCGACCTCACCGTCACCGACAAGGACGGCGAGAAGGTGAAGGGCGCGACCGTCGAGGTCTATGAAGACAAACATGCCGAGCCCTTCGACAAGGTGACGACCACCGCAGACGGCAAGATCAGCACAGGCATCCCCCAGGGAATCTATGACCTCGTCATCGAGAAGGCCGGGTACAAGGGAGCCGAGAAGAAAGACGTCAAGGTGAAGTGCGGGATCACCACCGACGCCGGGACCGTGATGCTGGAGAAGTCGCCGTACGCCGCCGAGATGACCATCAAGTCCCCGATCATCACCTCGCCGGTGGGGCGCAACCCGATCTTCGAACTCAACCTGAAAAACGCGGGTACCGGTGACGACAACTACCTCCTCTCCACAAAAGACCTCCCTGAAGGCTGGTACGCACGCTACAAGGAGTCGGCCAATGCCCCGGGCGATCTCTCAGAGATATTCCTGCGTGCCGGCGAGGAGAAGGAACTCTATCTTGAGGCGATCCCCCCGTACGGTACCGGCACAGGGGACTACTCGTTCCAGGCCCTCATCGGTTCCTCGGCAGGTGAGTATTCAGACGAACTGACCGCAAAGATCCGTGGGAGTTATGAGATGCGGGTCTCGGCCGACCGCTACAGTTATGAGACCGACATGGGCGGCACGGTCACCTTCGATCTCAGGGTGAGGAACGCCGGCACGGCGGGTGCGCTCACCGGTATCGGGTTTGAAGTGATGGCCCCCCAGGGATGGAGCGCCACGGTGACTCCGACCAACATCACGAGTCTCCAGCCAGGAGAGCGCGACACCGTGAAGGTGACGGTAGCCCCACCCTCCAACATCGTCGCCTCTGACTACAAGGTCAGCGTCAAGGTGATCTCAGACCAGGGTGAACAGGAGGAGGACTTCAGGATCGTCGTGAAGGAACAGTCCTTTGCGGCCGTCCTGGGTGTCCTCCTGCTGGTCGGGATCGCTGGCGGGGTCTGGTATTACTTCAGGAAATACCAGCGCCGTTGA
- the purE gene encoding 5-(carboxyamino)imidazole ribonucleotide mutase — MPDVAVIIGSASDSAIAEKATHILAEYGITYDLQVISAHRDPERLDEYVKTSDATVFICIAGMSAALPGVVASKTKKPVIGVPVSGTLLGGLDALLSVVQMPKGVPVACVAVDGGENAAHLAARILGTA; from the coding sequence ATGCCAGATGTTGCAGTCATCATCGGATCGGCCTCTGACAGTGCAATTGCCGAGAAGGCCACACATATACTCGCCGAATATGGGATCACCTATGACCTCCAGGTGATCTCGGCCCACCGCGATCCCGAGCGCCTGGACGAGTACGTGAAGACCTCGGACGCGACGGTCTTCATCTGCATCGCCGGGATGTCGGCGGCACTCCCCGGTGTCGTGGCCTCGAAGACCAAAAAACCGGTGATAGGAGTGCCGGTCTCTGGTACACTCCTCGGCGGACTTGACGCCCTCCTCTCGGTGGTGCAGATGCCGAAGGGCGTGCCGGTCGCATGTGTCGCCGTGGACGGCGGGGAGAATGCCGCCCACCTCGCGGCGCGGATCCTGGGCACGGCGTAA
- a CDS encoding signal peptidase I, giving the protein MSDRAAKKPGVIEQIRTSKHPAVSIARDIAWAVAVVAGIALVLFLVSGTWPAVVAIESGSMIPNMNVGDLVFVSAPERYGDFQTWEDGQASGYVKYNDYGDVVIYRPNGADSVNPIIHRALMWVEANQTVMLPLETGHTAEYTAPHAGYITMGDNNPAPDQLSVYREVGGQIEPVKKEWVVGKALFAIPLVGYLPLHILEVAIVLIVLMLVYDFVVGRRKEQK; this is encoded by the coding sequence ATGTCTGACAGAGCGGCCAAAAAACCGGGTGTGATCGAACAGATCAGGACAAGCAAGCATCCTGCCGTATCCATCGCCAGAGACATCGCCTGGGCGGTCGCGGTAGTCGCAGGGATCGCCCTGGTCCTCTTTCTGGTCTCAGGGACCTGGCCGGCGGTGGTGGCGATCGAATCAGGGAGCATGATCCCGAATATGAACGTCGGCGACCTGGTCTTCGTCTCTGCCCCTGAGCGTTATGGCGACTTCCAGACATGGGAGGACGGCCAGGCCTCGGGGTATGTGAAATACAATGACTATGGCGACGTGGTCATCTATCGCCCCAACGGCGCCGACTCTGTCAACCCGATCATCCATCGTGCCCTCATGTGGGTCGAAGCGAACCAGACGGTGATGTTGCCTCTCGAGACCGGGCATACCGCCGAGTATACTGCCCCGCATGCAGGCTATATCACGATGGGAGACAACAACCCGGCCCCAGATCAGCTCTCTGTCTACCGCGAGGTCGGCGGGCAGATCGAACCGGTGAAGAAGGAGTGGGTGGTAGGCAAGGCTCTCTTTGCGATCCCGCTCGTCGGCTACCTCCCCCTCCATATCCTCGAGGTGGCCATCGTCCTGATCGTCCTGATGCTGGTCTACGACTTTGTGGTCGGGCGCAGAAAAGAACAGAAATAA
- the thiC gene encoding phosphomethylpyrimidine synthase ThiC — protein MCVMQTLIKECLNGVPPEVEAIARDEGLSPRQAARAVTRGRITVAANPRRPHRLCAVGEGCSVKVNVNIGTSAERCDPDLEIEKAKVALANGADTLMDLSTGGDLPAIRKRILELDAPLGTVPIYEAVRRAGSAADVTADLLFKVIREHCQQGVDFLTLHCGVNQDAFADLKADPRIMGVVSRGGAFHVAMMAATGEENPLYKEYDYLLEILEENDVVISLGDGMRPGCIYDAERLAKATEYITLGRLSRRALSAGVQRFIEGPGHMPIDEIGYNVKMIKEVCDGAPLYLLGPLVTDITPGYDHVVGAIGGAVAAMHGADFLCMVSPSEHLALPDIDDIAEGTRVVRVSAHVGDIVRLGEGASSAADLKMAQARRRINWEEQFEAAMFGDLARKVHARDGDLETCSMCGDLCAIKMVREALQGEAEKKD, from the coding sequence ATGTGTGTTATGCAAACCCTGATCAAGGAGTGCCTCAACGGTGTCCCTCCCGAGGTCGAGGCGATCGCACGGGACGAAGGGCTTTCACCCAGACAGGCGGCCCGTGCGGTGACGCGGGGGCGGATCACGGTTGCTGCAAATCCACGCCGTCCGCACCGTCTCTGTGCTGTCGGCGAAGGGTGCAGCGTCAAGGTGAACGTGAACATCGGCACCTCGGCGGAGCGGTGCGACCCTGACCTTGAGATCGAGAAGGCGAAGGTGGCCCTTGCCAACGGTGCCGACACCCTGATGGACCTCTCGACCGGGGGCGACCTCCCGGCGATCAGAAAACGGATCCTGGAACTGGACGCACCCCTCGGGACGGTCCCGATCTACGAGGCAGTGCGGCGGGCCGGGTCAGCCGCCGACGTCACCGCCGATCTTCTCTTCAAGGTCATCAGGGAGCATTGCCAGCAGGGCGTGGACTTTCTCACCCTCCACTGCGGGGTGAACCAGGATGCCTTCGCCGACCTCAAGGCCGATCCCAGGATCATGGGCGTGGTCTCGCGAGGCGGGGCCTTCCATGTGGCCATGATGGCGGCGACCGGGGAGGAGAACCCGCTTTATAAGGAATACGACTATCTCCTTGAGATCCTGGAGGAGAACGACGTCGTCATCTCGCTCGGCGACGGGATGCGGCCCGGGTGTATTTATGACGCCGAGCGGCTTGCCAAGGCGACCGAGTACATCACTCTCGGGCGTCTCTCGAGGCGTGCGCTCTCTGCCGGAGTGCAGCGTTTCATCGAGGGGCCCGGGCATATGCCCATCGACGAGATCGGGTATAATGTGAAGATGATCAAGGAGGTCTGCGACGGGGCGCCGCTGTACCTCCTCGGGCCGCTGGTCACCGACATCACCCCGGGCTACGACCATGTGGTCGGGGCGATCGGCGGGGCGGTGGCGGCGATGCACGGCGCCGACTTCCTCTGTATGGTCTCGCCGAGCGAACACCTCGCCCTGCCCGACATCGACGACATCGCCGAAGGGACGAGGGTGGTGCGGGTCTCCGCCCATGTCGGCGACATCGTCAGACTCGGGGAAGGTGCGTCTTCGGCGGCCGACCTCAAGATGGCTCAGGCTCGCCGGCGGATCAACTGGGAGGAGCAGTTCGAGGCGGCGATGTTCGGCGATCTGGCCCGTAAAGTCCACGCCCGTGACGGTGACCTCGAGACTTGCTCGATGTGCGGCGATCTCTGTGCGATCAAGATGGTGCGCGAGGCCCTGCAAGGGGAAGCCGAGAAGAAGGACTGA
- a CDS encoding ABC transporter permease — protein MRTEALRVIAAREFHDHVRSRRFLCLLGIMLVIAAVGLASGTVQYHKDLDDYNQARTAVGDEELAQTPLITKPSPLFAFYEMALIFSSLGAVTGIAMGFDLVTREKESKSLKILLSHPIYRDEVITGKALGGAAAIALAIFLLVGVSCAVLLMSGVVPDLDESIRILIFGLLSFLMIVSFFALALFFSTVTKTSGSALVSTLIVFITLSSATYLATSSAGVTLLIGEPPEFPGVTYDYSFMTGPNSGSGIMGVSDEGMAPGEFEERMEEYEIESKVYQGKRQAIEDTFHLISPDRNYEKLTFAVVRPGLVAATVSDGEIVSEDGLSALFALLGSLASNIVAILVFPAAFFGLSWIRFVREDIR, from the coding sequence ATGAGAACCGAGGCCCTCAGGGTCATCGCCGCCAGGGAGTTCCATGATCACGTCAGGAGCAGGCGGTTTCTCTGTCTCCTCGGGATCATGCTTGTCATCGCCGCCGTCGGTCTGGCCTCAGGGACGGTCCAGTATCATAAAGACTTGGACGACTACAACCAGGCCCGCACCGCGGTCGGTGATGAAGAACTTGCACAGACCCCGCTCATCACGAAACCATCACCGCTCTTTGCCTTCTACGAGATGGCACTGATTTTCTCCTCTCTTGGTGCCGTCACCGGGATCGCGATGGGATTCGACCTCGTGACCAGAGAGAAGGAGAGTAAGTCACTCAAGATCCTCCTCTCTCACCCGATCTATCGTGACGAGGTGATCACCGGCAAGGCACTCGGCGGCGCCGCGGCAATCGCCCTCGCAATCTTCCTGCTCGTCGGGGTTTCGTGTGCGGTGCTGCTCATGTCGGGGGTCGTGCCCGATCTTGACGAGTCGATACGGATCTTGATCTTCGGACTGCTCTCGTTCCTGATGATCGTCTCCTTCTTCGCCCTCGCTCTCTTCTTCTCGACGGTCACGAAGACAAGCGGGAGCGCCCTGGTGTCCACGCTCATCGTCTTCATCACCCTCTCCTCGGCCACCTATCTGGCCACGTCGAGCGCGGGGGTCACCCTCCTCATCGGCGAGCCGCCGGAGTTTCCGGGAGTGACATATGACTATAGTTTCATGACCGGGCCGAACAGCGGGAGCGGGATCATGGGCGTGTCGGACGAAGGGATGGCGCCGGGAGAGTTCGAGGAAAGGATGGAGGAGTATGAAATAGAGTCAAAGGTCTACCAGGGGAAGAGACAGGCGATAGAGGATACGTTCCACCTCATCTCCCCTGACCGAAATTACGAGAAACTCACCTTCGCAGTGGTCAGACCAGGACTTGTCGCGGCGACCGTCTCAGACGGTGAAATCGTCTCTGAAGATGGTCTCTCCGCGCTCTTCGCTCTGCTCGGGAGCCTTGCAAGCAACATCGTCGCTATCCTTGTCTTCCCCGCGGCTTTCTTCGGGCTTTCATGGATTCGTTTCGTACGGGAGGACATTCGATGA
- a CDS encoding winged helix-turn-helix transcriptional regulator has product MDRHTALVLLTLVFLVQGAGAYTVTSGYDHPPTGDPITPVEVAPWELPLYVLVYSLCLAPLDLFTWSSGAWFFLRTRQAGSALLDHPVRGAIYRCIRACPGIHLRALSATTGTPMGTLRYHLGLLHQHHKVTVLQEDGRLMFYENSGTYSLTQQRLLKHLRNPTTRQILCVVLSHPGMSRKEVAGVVGISGPAVHWHMKKLEEDGFVGEERSGRTTRYFISESVAGDLTMWTAEGA; this is encoded by the coding sequence ATGGACCGACACACTGCTCTGGTTCTTCTTACTCTGGTCTTTCTGGTCCAGGGTGCCGGTGCCTATACGGTCACCTCAGGATATGATCATCCGCCGACAGGAGACCCGATCACGCCGGTGGAAGTCGCCCCCTGGGAACTCCCTCTCTATGTCCTGGTGTACAGCCTCTGTCTTGCCCCGCTTGATCTATTCACCTGGTCATCTGGCGCCTGGTTTTTCCTCCGCACTCGCCAGGCCGGGAGCGCCCTCCTCGACCATCCGGTGAGGGGTGCGATCTACCGGTGCATCAGGGCCTGCCCGGGGATCCATCTCCGCGCCCTCTCGGCCACCACCGGGACACCGATGGGTACGCTCAGGTATCACCTGGGTCTTCTCCACCAGCACCACAAGGTCACCGTCCTCCAGGAGGACGGTCGCCTGATGTTTTACGAGAACAGCGGGACCTACTCCCTGACCCAGCAGCGTTTGCTCAAGCATTTGAGAAACCCGACCACCCGACAGATCCTCTGCGTGGTCCTCAGCCACCCGGGGATGTCGCGAAAAGAGGTGGCCGGGGTCGTCGGAATCTCGGGCCCAGCAGTCCACTGGCATATGAAAAAATTGGAGGAGGACGGGTTTGTCGGAGAAGAACGCTCTGGCAGGACGACACGGTATTTTATCTCTGAGAGTGTCGCCGGCGACCTGACGATGTGGACGGCGGAAGGGGCGTAA
- a CDS encoding ABC transporter ATP-binding protein produces the protein MIRCEHLCKVYHGVPAVDDLCLEVPEGEVFGLLGPNGAGKSTTILMLTGLIEPTSGACYIDDLEVATHPIEVKKKIGYMPEDVGFYPTLTAEENLEYSAKLYGMGKERKERIQELLTLVGLEGVTKEVGGFSKGMRQRLGIAKALINHPRAIILDEPTANLDPQGVADYRRIIRQVADQGTTVLVSSHILSEVSKVCTSAGILAHGKLVAHGTWDELARVGGDEQVVIHIETRTPMPDLQSPALVAAEFAENRHRARIVATVDIRDELADTLAKAGVAIRSLEAEHPDIEDVFLSYYHATEEAA, from the coding sequence ATGATACGTTGTGAACATCTCTGCAAGGTCTACCACGGCGTTCCCGCCGTCGACGACCTCTGCCTTGAGGTGCCCGAGGGTGAGGTCTTCGGCCTCCTCGGGCCGAACGGCGCCGGGAAGAGCACCACCATCCTGATGCTCACCGGGCTCATCGAGCCTACCTCGGGCGCCTGTTATATCGACGACCTCGAGGTCGCCACCCACCCGATCGAGGTGAAGAAGAAGATCGGCTACATGCCTGAAGACGTCGGGTTCTACCCAACGCTCACCGCCGAGGAGAACCTCGAGTACTCGGCAAAACTCTATGGCATGGGGAAAGAGCGCAAAGAACGGATTCAAGAACTTCTTACCCTCGTCGGGCTCGAAGGGGTCACCAAGGAAGTGGGCGGGTTCTCAAAGGGGATGAGGCAGCGCCTCGGGATCGCCAAAGCGCTCATCAACCATCCCAGGGCCATCATCCTCGACGAGCCCACCGCCAACCTCGACCCCCAGGGCGTCGCCGACTATCGGAGGATCATCAGGCAGGTCGCCGACCAGGGCACCACCGTCCTGGTCTCATCCCACATTCTCTCTGAGGTGAGTAAAGTCTGCACCTCGGCTGGGATCCTCGCCCACGGCAAACTCGTCGCCCACGGCACCTGGGACGAACTCGCCCGCGTCGGCGGTGACGAGCAGGTCGTCATCCACATCGAGACACGCACCCCGATGCCGGACCTCCAGAGTCCGGCGCTCGTCGCCGCGGAGTTTGCAGAGAACCGACACCGTGCACGCATCGTCGCCACCGTCGACATCAGGGACGAACTTGCAGACACCCTCGCCAAAGCAGGCGTCGCGATCAGGAGCCTGGAGGCAGAACACCCGGACATCGAGGATGTCTTCCTCTCATACTACCATGCCACCGAGGAGGCCGCATGA
- a CDS encoding MBL fold metallo-hydrolase, with protein MPVVWLPGEGFFANSYICGEVLIDAGVYPMAVAPYAEEITTIVLTHTHYDHTAHLKELRDLCHAEVCVHAFDVRGLTDDAPSLAPLFVARPPGIAPDRLLKDGDQVGGLEVIHTPGHTPGGISLYQREEELLFCGDTIFPGGSFGRYDFHGGDRVALARSVERLATLEVKGLYPGHGTPVEEKGGRHVRAAAMALQGS; from the coding sequence ATGCCTGTCGTCTGGTTGCCAGGAGAAGGATTCTTCGCGAACAGTTATATCTGCGGCGAGGTGCTCATCGACGCTGGGGTCTATCCCATGGCGGTCGCGCCCTATGCCGAAGAGATCACCACGATCGTGCTCACCCACACGCACTATGACCACACCGCCCACCTGAAAGAGCTCAGAGACCTCTGTCATGCCGAGGTCTGCGTCCATGCCTTTGACGTGAGGGGCCTCACCGACGACGCCCCGAGTCTTGCCCCGCTCTTCGTGGCCAGGCCCCCCGGGATCGCCCCCGACCGTCTGCTCAAGGACGGGGATCAGGTCGGCGGGCTTGAGGTGATCCATACCCCAGGCCACACGCCAGGCGGGATCTCGCTGTACCAGAGAGAGGAAGAACTCCTCTTCTGCGGGGACACTATCTTCCCTGGCGGGTCCTTCGGGCGCTACGACTTTCATGGCGGCGACCGCGTCGCCCTGGCCAGGTCGGTCGAGCGGCTCGCAACCCTGGAGGTAAAGGGACTGTACCCGGGCCACGGTACCCCAGTGGAGGAAAAGGGCGGGCGCCATGTGAGGGCGGCGGCCATGGCCCTCCAGGGGAGCTGA
- a CDS encoding DUF123 domain-containing protein, with translation MKGIYCLVFQNQAATLGVGTLGEVAFREGWHLYVGSAQGPGGLRARVGRHLRLAAVRDRRPRWHVDRLLLSDAFTLMGVVCGVTDEDLECRLATAISGDSVEGFGCSDCTCVSHLFYRPDEPFTEITDAFTSIRLDPQIRKSNMGGCHLNV, from the coding sequence ATGAAAGGGATCTATTGCCTGGTCTTCCAGAACCAGGCCGCCACCCTCGGAGTCGGGACCCTCGGCGAGGTGGCCTTCAGGGAGGGGTGGCACCTCTATGTCGGGTCGGCCCAGGGACCTGGCGGACTCAGGGCCAGGGTGGGCCGCCATCTCCGTCTCGCCGCAGTGCGGGACCGCCGGCCGCGCTGGCATGTCGACCGCCTCCTCCTCTCAGACGCCTTCACTCTCATGGGGGTAGTCTGCGGCGTGACCGACGAAGACCTTGAATGCAGGCTTGCCACCGCGATCAGCGGGGATTCTGTCGAGGGGTTTGGGTGCAGTGACTGCACGTGTGTCTCTCATCTTTTCTACCGCCCTGACGAGCCATTCACCGAGATCACCGATGCCTTCACCTCGATAAGGCTTGATCCACAGATCAGAAAGAGCAATATGGGGGGATGCCATCTCAATGTATGA
- a CDS encoding ABC transporter permease subunit has product MRTEGLRVIAAKEFRDHIRSRRFHILLGIFLIIAVVGLIDGSIQYNKQIDDYNDRLAQVSDDEIMPGYFGWKPSILSAFFKMSMLITTVGVVLGCAMGFDLISREKESKSLKILLSHPVYRDEVINGKALGGIAAIALAMGIVLALSFAIILIFGIVPNLDESVRILLFGGLSFLLIFSYFAIALFMSTVAKDSSNALIYTLIIFIVLSTLIPAIAANESVMNAVIGEPPEFPNMDDKFSANGVVISAPVEGLEEPSEIDLAWEEYEEKSDAYWKKRHTFTDTVNLISPSYNYQEMAMALTNPQLAVTLQSYGFNDPYDEPPESGLAVLGDLIGDLAKNILALFVIPAAFFGLAWIRFMREDIR; this is encoded by the coding sequence ATGAGAACCGAAGGGCTCAGGGTCATCGCCGCCAAGGAGTTCCGCGACCATATCAGGAGCAGGCGGTTCCACATCCTCCTCGGGATCTTCCTGATCATCGCTGTCGTCGGTCTCATCGACGGCTCGATCCAGTACAACAAGCAGATCGACGACTACAACGACCGCCTGGCCCAGGTCTCGGACGACGAGATAATGCCCGGTTACTTCGGGTGGAAGCCCTCCATCCTCTCGGCCTTCTTCAAGATGTCCATGCTCATCACCACCGTCGGGGTCGTTCTCGGGTGTGCGATGGGATTCGACCTGATCTCGCGCGAGAAAGAGAGCAAGTCCCTCAAGATCCTCCTCTCCCACCCGGTGTACCGCGACGAGGTGATCAATGGCAAGGCCCTCGGCGGTATCGCCGCCATCGCACTCGCAATGGGAATCGTGCTCGCACTCTCCTTTGCGATCATCCTCATCTTCGGGATCGTCCCGAACCTTGACGAGAGCGTACGCATCCTGCTCTTCGGAGGACTCTCGTTCCTGCTCATCTTCTCATACTTCGCGATCGCCCTCTTCATGTCCACGGTCGCGAAAGACAGCAGCAACGCACTCATCTACACCCTCATCATCTTCATCGTACTCTCTACCCTCATCCCGGCCATCGCCGCCAATGAGAGTGTGATGAACGCCGTCATCGGAGAACCCCCAGAATTCCCTAATATGGATGATAAATTTTCTGCCAATGGCGTAGTCATCTCAGCACCGGTCGAGGGCCTGGAAGAGCCCTCTGAGATCGATCTGGCCTGGGAAGAGTACGAGGAGAAGTCAGATGCATACTGGAAGAAGAGACATACCTTCACCGACACCGTCAACCTGATCTCTCCCTCCTACAACTACCAGGAGATGGCGATGGCCCTGACCAACCCACAACTTGCCGTCACCCTCCAGAGTTACGGCTTTAATGACCCGTATGACGAGCCCCCTGAGAGCGGACTCGCAGTCCTCGGAGATCTCATAGGAGACCTTGCAAAGAACATTCTCGCCCTCTTCGTGATCCCTGCCGCCTTCTTCGGGCTCGCATGGATCAGATTTATGCGGGAGGATATTAGATGA
- the cofH gene encoding 5-amino-6-(D-ribitylamino)uracil--L-tyrosine 4-hydroxyphenyl transferase CofH: protein MPRDEISVLLSDTRAGHRMTEEEALTLLKVRDRQVWEIAAAADEARQERAGETVTYVRNQNLHITNICKNLCGFCGFGRKATDPGAYFHGREEVERRACLARDRGVSEVCFLSGVHPDFDVTSYEEMIGWVHAILPDADIHTCSPEEVAFAAERSGISTKEVLKRLRAAGLGTLQGTAAEILVDEVRQVICPRKVDTATWVRVITEAHQMGIRSTATIMYGSYESEADRVRHLGVLREVQDRTHGFTELVPLPFIHTNTPLYKAGIARPGTTGREDLLMFSVARLFLDNFENIQISWGKVGTRLAQLGLMAGCNDLGGTMFDDEVSTDAGAEDADYLDPSAMRRITEDLGRPLRQRTTLYELI from the coding sequence ATGCCCAGAGACGAAATCAGTGTACTACTCTCAGACACGCGTGCAGGCCACCGGATGACCGAGGAGGAGGCCCTCACCCTCCTGAAGGTGCGGGACCGGCAGGTGTGGGAGATCGCGGCGGCCGCCGACGAGGCCAGGCAGGAACGTGCCGGCGAGACGGTCACCTATGTGCGCAACCAGAACCTTCACATCACCAATATCTGCAAGAACCTCTGTGGGTTCTGCGGGTTCGGGCGGAAGGCCACCGACCCTGGCGCCTATTTCCATGGGAGAGAAGAGGTGGAGCGTCGGGCCTGTCTTGCCCGCGACCGCGGAGTCAGCGAGGTCTGTTTTCTCTCAGGCGTCCACCCCGACTTTGACGTCACCTCCTATGAGGAGATGATCGGGTGGGTACATGCGATCCTCCCTGATGCCGACATCCACACCTGCAGTCCCGAGGAGGTGGCCTTTGCCGCGGAGCGGAGCGGGATATCCACAAAGGAGGTGCTCAAACGCCTCCGTGCCGCGGGGCTCGGCACCCTCCAGGGGACGGCGGCCGAGATCCTGGTCGACGAGGTGCGGCAGGTGATCTGCCCGCGGAAGGTGGACACCGCCACCTGGGTCCGGGTGATCACCGAGGCCCATCAGATGGGGATCAGGTCGACGGCCACGATCATGTACGGGAGTTACGAGTCTGAGGCCGACCGGGTGCGCCACCTCGGGGTCTTGCGCGAGGTCCAGGACAGGACCCATGGGTTCACCGAACTCGTCCCCCTCCCCTTCATCCACACCAACACCCCACTCTATAAGGCCGGGATCGCACGGCCAGGCACGACCGGGCGTGAAGACCTGCTGATGTTTTCGGTTGCCCGTCTCTTCCTGGACAACTTCGAGAACATCCAGATCTCGTGGGGAAAGGTCGGGACGAGGCTGGCGCAGCTCGGGCTCATGGCCGGGTGCAACGACCTGGGCGGCACGATGTTCGATGACGAGGTCTCCACCGACGCCGGGGCAGAGGACGCCGATTATCTCGACCCTTCGGCGATGCGCCGGATCACTGAGGATCTGGGACGGCCGTTGCGGCAGCGGACGACATTGTATGAATTGATCTGA
- a CDS encoding flavodoxin family protein, producing MKVLGISGSMRKDGNTAQLIRYVLAKVQATGIETEFVSFTGRMIKPCTGCEQCKETKWCVIEGDDWADLARKMLEAEVVVLGSPTYYYDVNGQMKNFIDRTYSLFHDRKLAGRSAVAVTVCADRGCERSLETIEGFLNTHHFSYLGYVCGKAYAPGEIMTDARAVRKADEVAQKIVNLLQPRD from the coding sequence ATGAAGGTCCTCGGCATCTCAGGGAGCATGAGAAAGGACGGGAACACCGCCCAGCTCATCAGGTACGTCCTCGCAAAGGTCCAGGCGACCGGGATCGAGACTGAATTCGTTTCTTTTACGGGCAGGATGATCAAACCCTGCACCGGGTGCGAACAGTGCAAGGAAACCAAGTGGTGCGTCATCGAAGGCGATGACTGGGCCGACCTTGCCAGAAAAATGCTTGAGGCCGAGGTGGTCGTCCTCGGGTCGCCGACCTATTACTACGACGTCAACGGCCAGATGAAGAACTTCATCGACCGGACATATTCACTCTTCCATGACCGCAAACTCGCGGGACGGAGCGCGGTGGCGGTGACTGTCTGCGCCGACCGCGGGTGCGAACGTTCGCTTGAGACGATCGAGGGGTTCCTGAATACTCACCACTTCTCGTACCTCGGGTATGTCTGCGGGAAGGCGTATGCCCCTGGCGAGATTATGACCGACGCACGAGCGGTGAGGAAGGCCGACGAGGTCGCGCAGAAGATCGTGAATCTCCTGCAGCCGCGTGATTAA